A segment of the Siphonobacter curvatus genome:
TTCCTCTACTAAAGCATTGAAAGCGGGCTTGAACAACAGAGGCTGTACGGCAGGCACTTCCTTTAGAAACTGCCGGATGGCAAACAGATCAGTCGTCTTGCGGAAGGTTGGTTTCGCCGGATCTACTTCCGCTACGTGCCGCAGAATCGCATCGATTTCCACGGCATTGAAAAGAGGCTTGGTAATGGCGTATCCTTTATCTGCCAGTTGCTGTTTCAGCGAAGTATATTCCATCGGTTTACTTCTGCGAAATAATAGACGTTTCAATCGCCTCATACGCCGCATCCATCACTCGACGCCGGATTCGCAGGCTGGTAATCAGATTATTGTTGGCGTTCGGATGGACGCGATTGGAAAGAAAAATCAGCACCAGATCGGTCGCCGGATCAGCCCAGACTAGCGTTCCCGTGAAACCCGAATGGCCAAAAGCCCGGGGTGAAGCAAAAGAAGAGATGTACGCATTGCCATTGGCGTCGGGTTGCCGATCCCAACCCAGTCCCCGATGGCTACGAAGCGTATAGTTATGCGAAAACATGGGCACTGTGGAGGGCAAAAAGTACCGTCGCCCACCGTAATACCCGTTCTGTAAATTCATCTGCATTAGAATCGCCAGATCGTTGGCCGTACTGAACAAACCCGCGTGACCCGATACACCGCCCTGAATAGCCGCATTCTGGTCGTGAACGGTGCCGCGAAGCAGGACTTCTCGAAAGACCCGGTCGTCTTCCGTTGGAGCAATTTTCCAGTCGCTTACCCCATTCCAGAGCGGACTGAAAAGGGTATTGTACATGCCCAGTGGTTCGTAAAAGGCATCCTGTACCAACTCTTCCAGCGGCTGATTGGAAACCTGCTCGACGAGGCGACGCAACATAATCAGGCCCAGATCGGAATAGATAAACTTGTACTGACCCCGACGATCACGTTGCCCGGTCATCGGGCTATTTACTACCCATTTCCAAACGGAATCAATGGTAGCAGGTTTGGTCCACAGGTCGCGGGCCACCAGCAACGTATAGTTCAGGGTATCTACCCGTACATCGAAATCGGGACTGAAAATGCCTTGGGGTTTGGTACGTTCCCAGAAGGGCTGATACGCCAGCAGACCCGACTGGTGCATCAATACGTCGCGAATGACCAGGTGTTCTTTCGACGTTCCTATCAGTTCAGGCAGGTAATACGATACTTGCTGATTGAGATCCAGAAGCCCGTTTTCGTTGAGTAACATTACGGCCTGTAGCGTAGCGGCTACTTTCGTTACCGAGGCTAGGTCGTACAGAGTGGTATCCCGAACGGGCTCGAACGGAGTGAGGTTGTAGGTAAGTTTTCCGTAGTTTTTCTGCCAGACTACGCGGCCTTTGTGAGCGACGAGTACCTGTCCACCGGGGAAAGCTCCCTTCCGGATCGACTCATCCATAATGGCATCAATGCGTTGCAGTTTGCCTGAATTCATTCCCACTGTTTCGGGCTGACCGTAACTCAGTCGGCCAATGGCCTGGGTAGGCAAGCCGTGTCCTACTGGAAACAAACCTTCAACCGATACCGGCAATTTACCCAGAGCCGGAATGGCTCCGAAGAGTACCTCCGCTACTGCCATTTGAGCGTAGGGATCGCCTTCGTAACCGCATACCAGCGTCGGTACCGTCGGGAAATATTTCAGGCTATAGGGGTTGCCAAAGGCACAAACGACTACGCGGTTACCCCGCTTCACCAGTTGCTTGATAAATTCTACCGACGCCCAGGAAACCCCGTAGTTCTGAGCCACCTTCTGCCGCATTTCGTGCAGACTGACAATGACCACCTGACTGGAATCGACTTTGGCCAGCATTTCCGCAAAAAAACGCTCGTCGGTTTTGGTACCGTTGGCGTAACACGTTACGTTGGCGTATTTGCGTAAGGTGTTCTGGAAAACGTTACCATCGCTTTCGCCAATGGCAATGGCACTCAGTTTCAGGGTATCTAGTTGGACGAATGGAATTAGTGACTGGTCATTCTTGACGACCGTTACCGCATTTTCGTACAGTTGCTGCCGCAAGGCTTCCGACTGCGGCGTTTTCAATTCTTTAACCAGCGTCTTACTCACCGGAACCGCCTGATACGGCACCAGTCCGACCCGATGTTTCGCATACAGAATTTTCTGGACGCGGCGGTTAATTTCCTCTTCGCTAATCTGGCCGCTTTCGATGGCCTGCTTGATTTTTTGTACGGAAGCTCCCACGCTTTCGGGTTGCAGTAATAGATCATTACCCGCCAGTAAGGCCTGTAAGTTGGCTTCCGGAGCGAGTTTTCCCTTCGTCACGCCCCGCATATTCATGGCATCCGTCACCACCAGTCCATTGAACTTGAGCTGATTCTTTAGCAAATCCGTAACGATGGGGGCCGAAAGGGTAGACGCAATGGGTCGGGATTCGTAGGCCGGTACTTCCAGGTGAGCGACCAGAATACTCGCCACACTGTCTTCGATTAAAGCCCGAAAGGGCGGCAGCTCAAACTGATTGAGACGGGCCAGATCGTGCGTGATTTTGGGTAAGGTACGGTGTGAATCGGTATGGGTATCGCCGTGGCCGGGAAAATGCTTGGCACAGGCTAGTACGCCCGCTTCCTGTAAGCCTCGGGCGTAGGCCTTTCCTTTTTCGGCTACGTTTACGGGATCTTCGCCGAACGAACGGTACCCAATAATCGGATTGAGCGGATTGGAGTTAACATCTACGACCGGGGCAAAATTCATCTGTACACCAATGCGTTTACACTGACGACCAATTTCCCGCCCCATTTCGTAAATCAACTGATTGTTTTGAATGGCTCCCAGGGTCATCTGATGCGGAAAGGACGTACCCAACGCCAGCCGCATCCCTAAACCGTTTTCAGCATCCAATGAAACGATGAGGGGAATCCGCGACTGCCGCTGATACCGATTGCTCAGTTCAGCCTGTGAATACGGGTCTCCCTGAAAAAAGATTACCCCTCCAACATGATACGCTTTGATGAGTCGATCAATGGTCGCGTAGTATGATTCATACCGATTGGAGTACGTACCAATGACAAAAAACTGGCCGATCTTCTCGTCCAGTGTCATGCTCGAAAGGGTACTGTCCACCCATAGCTGAGCGGCCGAAACTCTGGTAGAATCCAGCATCGGGTTCGTCAGTACGAGGGAAGAGACCGGTTGACTTTCCGTACTTACACGTTCAATAGATTTCGGGGATTTCCAAGCCGTCAGAGCCCACAGAACACTTAATCCCAGATAAACTAACTTATTCTTCAACATCCTGATCATCAATACGTACTACGAGAACGCGAAAATATCTCTAAAGTATGAGTTCAAAACATACATATTTCAAAAATTCGGTTCGCTTTTACGAGGGATTTGGACGAAATTCGCGTTTCTACAGTATCCAACACACCCGATTAGGAATTCATTCAGAGTCTTTTTCGGAATCATACATTCATTCGGAAGACCCATTATAAGCCGATTTTTTTCATGCAAGATATAATTCAACTCCTGCCCGATTCTATTGCGAACCAGATTGCGGCGGGCGAGGTCGTACAACGACCCGCATCGGTAGTGAAGGAGTTGCTTGAAAATTCCATCGATGCAGGGGCTACGCAAATTCAGTTGCTGGTCAAAGACGCGGGTCGTACGCTGATTCAGGTTATTGACAATGGTATCGGAATGTCTGAAACCGACGCCCGGATGTGTTTTGAACGTCACGCTACCTCTAAAATCCGCACGGCAGAAGATTTGTTTAAAATCCGTACCATGGGTTTCCGGGGTGAAGCGATGGCATCCATCGCGGCGGTATCTCAGGTCGAATTACGCAGCCGCCGGGAATCGGATGAACTGGGTACGCACCTGAAAATTGACGCTTCTGAACTGAAAACGCACGAGCCTTGCCAGACGCCCGTTGGCACGAACATCTGCGTGAAAAATCTGTTTTTTAACGTTCCGGCTCGTCGTAACTTTTTGAAATCCAATCCTGTAGAGATGCGTCACGTACTGGACGAATTTCAGCGGGTTGCTTTGTCGTATCCCGAAGTGAGCTTCACATTACACCACGGCGAAACGGAAGTATACAATTTGCCGGGGGGCAAAATGTCCCGCCGGATTGTTGATTTATTCGGGAAAAACTACCGGGAACAACTGGCAGATACGCGAGAAGAAACCCCATTCGTGAAAGTATCGGGCTTTATTGGGAAACCGGAGTTTGCTAAGAAAGTACGCGGCGAGCAATTCTTTTTCGTCAATCAGCGATTCATTCGCCATCCGTACCTGCACCACGCCGTACTGAGTGGTTTTGAAGGACTCATTCCCGAAGGCAATCATCCCTTTTACGTACTCAATATCGAAATCGACCCGGCTCATATTGACATCAACGTCCATCCGACTAAAACGGAAATTAAGTTTGATGACGAACGCTCCGTATACGCGATTGTGCGGGCGGCGGTGAAACGGGCGACGGGTGTATACGGACTGGCTCCGGCCATCGACTTTGAGATGGACGTCAATCTGCTCAACCCGGCTCAATCGCTTTCGTTTCAGCAGAAAGACTACGCCAGTCACTTCGACGCGTCCGTTCGCGAGAATCGAAAAGTTACCGACGAAGAACAAGTTCCCAGCCGTGACTCGTACGCTTCGCAGGCTTCCCGACCCCCGGTTCCTAAACGGAATGTCAGTAGCTGGGAAAAGTTGTTTGAAGGACTCGAAGGCCCGATTAAGGAAGAGCGTCACAGTATTTTTGCTATTCCCCCCGATATTATTCCCAGTGTAAAACCCTTCACGCCACCCGCTCCCGAAGCTGCTCCGGAAGAAGAAGCGATTTCGGTAGGATCCAGCATTACTTTTCAGAGTAAGGCCAATCGGCTGCCGATGGAAGAGTCGCCTGCCGAACCCCTTGAAGAAACTCCGCAAGAGTCTGCCCACGAGCAAACCTTCAGTTCGAAAGCGACGCCCCGTCCAGCGGCTAAAGCTCCTTTACTGGATTATGAACGGATGCTGTTTCAGGTGCATAATCGCTACGTACTCTCGCAGGTAAAGTCAGGACTCATGGTGATTGATCAAAAGGCGGCTTACGAACGCATTCTGTACGATAAGTACCGGGGTTCCCTGGAAAAGCGTAATGCAGCATCCCAGCAATTGTTGTTTCCGAAAACAGTCACCCTAAATCCGATTGATTTTCAATTGGTACTCGAAATTCAGCAGGAAATCCGGGCTTTAGGCTTTGATTTCGCTGAAATTGGAAAAGATGCGTTCATCCTGTACGGTATACCCGCCGAAGTGATGGATGAAAATGAAGAGGATTTATTCGAAGGCTTATTGGCTCAGTTTCGACAACATTACGCCGAATTGAAACTGGACCGACCCGAAGCCTTGGCCCGTTCATTTGCCAAGCGTTCGGCGGCTCGCTACCTGACCCGTTTATCTGCCGAAGAAATGAGTGCTCTGGTCGATCAGTTGTTCGCTTCGAGCAATCCTTCCTACACGCCCGGAGGCGATCCGACCTTTACTATTCTGGGACTTGAAAAACTCGCGGGTTTATTACGGTAATTATACGTTGATAGCATTCATTCGTAGCTCAGGTCTGTTTATGGCCTGAGCTTTTTTGTGTTCAGAAACAAAAGTTTACCTTGTTTATGCAACAATGTTGCAAAGTATGCTACTTTTGTAACGAATTTGTTCCACGTTTACCGAAAGGAAAATTTCCGTTCGCAAACTTCAACGTTTTATGCAAAAGAAATTCTGGCTGTATTTGCCACTCCTTGCCTTAGTTACTTTAGCCTCCTGCAAAAAAGAGGATGATCCGGAACCGGATGAAAACGAATTGATTACGACCGTAGAATTAACGCTGACGGGTAATGGTACTTCAAAAGTGTATACCTGGAAGGATGTAGACGGGGAGGGCGGAAATGCTCCCGTAATCGATTCCATCGTGCTGGCGAAAGATCAGACGTATACGTATGCCTTACGTTTTCTGGATGAATCCAAATCACCGGTAGAGAATGTAACGGAAGAAATTAAGGAAAGAGATTATGAACACCTCGTGGTGATGACGCCCAGTCCAGTTGGCTCGATGACCGTTACGATTACGGACAAGGATCGTAATAACCGACCCGTTGGGTTGGTCGGAGAAATTAAAACCCAGGCTACGGCGGTAAAGGGAAAATTGAAAGTACAGCTTCGGCATCAGCCCGGGGTAAAGGATGGCTCTCCCATTCCCGGCGATGACGACGCCAATGTCGATTTTGATGTGGAAATCAAATAAAACGCTTCGGTACGGCTGATCGTTTTGTACGAAGGTCTTCCGAAAACGTTTACTTGGAAACAGCGGCTTCTTTGGAGTCGCTGTTTTTTTGTACCTCGTAAAAATCATTCGTGCGAAGTCACGTACCTTTGCCGAACTTTCCCGGGCAAACCAGCGTATAATGTTATACAGCAAGCCTATGATTTTCAGGTCATTTAAATTCTAGCAGACGTGGTCGTACCTTATAAAGAAGAGCAGAATAGCAGCAAAAAGGAACAGGTTGCCAAAATGTTCGATAACATTTCGCACCGATATGATTTCCTGAATCACTTTCTGAGCCTCGGGATTGACATTCTCTGGCGGAAAAAAGCCATTCGTTTACTCAAGCCCGAAAAACCCCAGACGATTCTTGATATTGCTACGGGTACGGGCGATTTTGCCTTGGAGGCTCTTTCGCTAAAGCCGAAGAAAATCGTAGGCGTAGACATTTCAGCGGGTATGCTGGCTCACGGTCGGGAGAAAATCAAAAAGCTGGGTCACGACGACATCATCGAATTACAACTGGGGGATTCAGAAAAGCTGCCCTTCCCGGACAATTCTTTTGATGCTGTGATCGTTTCTTTCGGCGTACGGAATTTCGAGAATCTGGGTAAAGGTCTATCCGACATGAACCGGGTCTTGAAGCCGGGCGGAACCTGTGTTGTACTGGAATTTTCTAAGCCGAAAGGTTTTCTTTTCAAGCACCTGTACAACTTTTATTTTAAGTACATTACGCCAACGATTGGAGAGTTCTTTTCGAAAGATCGAGCGGCATATAGTTATTTGCCCGAATCCGTTCAGGCATTTCCGGATGGTAAGGATTTTCTGGCGATTTACGAACAATCCGGTTTTCGCCAAACCCGAGCTATCTCTTTGACCTTTGGTATCAGTTCTATCTATCTAGGAAAGAAATAATAATTTATGGCGATTGCGTTTCGAGCTATTAAAGTACAGACTTCCGCGGATCATGTTTCCGGCTCTTCTTCTTTTCAACGCTCAACGCTCCCGGGCCTGATTTTTATTTTTATGGTGTTGGGTATGCCCGCCGTAAAAGCTCAGAATACGATTTATCAGCGAAAACACCTGGAGTTTTACGATGATAAAACGGTTCACTACGGGTTTTTCTTTGGTCTACCCAATACGCGTTTTCAGGTCAAACACTCTGACCAATACAATACGCAGGATTCGGTCCGTTCGATGCATTCACCGAATTCCATGGGTTTCCGGATGGGTTTTTTGATGAACGTGTACCTGAGCCCACGGCTGGATTTCCGATTTTCGCCGCTAACGCTTTCGATTTACAGTCGTCCTGTAGATTTGACGTACACGAACGGTACTGAACAGCGGTTAACTCGCGAATCGACTTGGGTAGAATTTCCTTTCATGCTGAAGTACAAATCCGAGCGGCGAGGGAATACGCGGATGTACGCCGTGGCTGGCTTCCGGGCCGGACTAGAAGCGAACGTACGGAGAAAACAGAATATCAACCGGGGCGTAGGACAGCTAGCTACCCGCTCGGCCGATTTTAGTGTGGAATACGGGGTTGGTCTCGAACGCTTCTTCGAATATTTCAAGTTTACACCGGAGTTACACTTTTCGCACGGTATTGCAAACTTAATTCAGCCAACGAATTCCGTAGCAAACCGGGGCATCAGTCGACTGACTTCGCATACGGTAACGATTTATCTGATGTTTGAATAAACGGAACCGTCTATAGATTGTCTATACAGTAAAAAGCCCGGCAGACTTCTATCTGCCGGGCTTTTTTATTGAATGATGAATCTAGTCGTTCAAATTATAATGATTGACTTTCTCGCCGTTCAGAATGACCATTAAATCAGCTAAAGGAATATTCTGACGAATGTATGCGGGCGTTTCCAGATCCGCTTCCCAACCCTGATCGGGGTGGTTGAGCTTATGGACGAACTCCTGAATCATTCGGGCATTGGACGAACTGAGGTCTTCTTCCCGCCAGATTTCCTGCTCAATGTGTTTAACCTTATCTTCCTCATTCAGCGTAGGAGAAGGAGCTGTAAACGGAGAAGCCATGACTGGTGTTTCTACCACTGCTTCCGGCATTACGGACGAAACCTCGGGCGTAAATGAAGCTTCCGGTGTAAACGAAGCCGAAGCCTCTGGGGTATCGCGACGATACTCGTTGAATCCGTAATTAGCTACCGGTAAAGGGGCCGCTTCAACCACGGGAACAGGAGGGGTCACTACGGGAGCGGAAACCGGCTGGTTCTGATACGATGGCAGCTTCGGAGCTTGACTCACTGGCTCATCCATTGGACGCTGGTAGACTGAGTTACCGGGCAAATCAAAACCAGCCGCAATGATCGTAAACCGCATGGCTTTACCCAAGCTATCGTCAGGTATCGGGCTGATTTTTAGTAAGCGAGCTTTGCCGCCAATACGATCTTCGATGAACTTGGTGATGGCTTTCTGTTCCATCATTCGCATTGGGCAATCCTTACTATAGGAGATCGTGATCAAGATACGCTTGGCACCTTTGATATCACGATTATCGAGCAGAGGTGAGCTCAAAGCTTCTTCAACGCAGGTGACGGCACGATCATCGCCTTCAGCCGTGTACAAGCCAATTACGGCCTGTCCAGCACCTTTCAGGATGGTCTTGACGTCATTCATATCGGAGTTGATCTTACCGGACTTGGTAACGATCTCGGAAATACAACGGGCCGCATTAGCTAAGACATCGTCGGCTTTGGCGTAAGCCTCATCGACGGTCATGTCTGGATAGAGCTCCAGCAGTTTTTCGTTTAGAATAACAACGACTGTATCGCAGTACTTCTGTAATTCGCGGATACCCTCGCGGGCTTGGGCAATTTTATCTTCACCCTCATCATCGAAGGGAGCAGTGACTATAGCTACGGTTAGAATGTTCAGGTCATTAGCGATCCGGGCAATGACTGGAGCCGCACCCGTACCCGTTCCTCCGCCCATACCAGCCGTAATGAAGAGCATTTCCGTATTGTCCTCAAGGACTTTTCGGATTTCTGCTTCACTTTCTTCGGCGGCAGCCCGACCCTGAGCTGCGTCCATTCCCGCTCCAATACCTTTCTGGTTGACGCTCTGATTCCCTAACTGAATCTTGTAATCAATGGGGCTTTCGTCAAGGGACTGGCGGTCCGTATTACAAACGATGAAGTCTACGTCTTCAATCGTTTGGTTAAACATGTGTCGGACCGCATTGCAACCTCCACCGCCTACACCAAATACCTTAATGTACGAGCGAAAATGCTTGACGGAGCTAAAGGAATAATTATGATCAAGAAGCATACTATTGAGGTTGGTTACGTAAAGGCTTAGTACCTCAACGCAATGAGTTTAGTCCGGAGGTAAAACTTTCAATTCAGGGGATAAACAGAAAATCAAACGGCCAAGACCGTTTGATTTCTACTATACAGTTTTGGGTTCCCAACCGTCGGGACGTTGACCATTCCGTGATTCAAATTCATCTCGGAAGATGGCTTTGTACCAGGAGTTTAAATCCATGCGTAATCGCCACCATTTCCATTCCTGTTCAGGTTCGGTTTGTGGTTCAGGCTCTTTGGTCGGTTCTTTTGTTTCTGGATTCCGGGGAGGTTCGGGAGGTCGTGGCGTATGGCCATTATTACCATTGGTATAGCTACCGTTACTGCCATTCGATCCATTACTAGGCACCGGACTGTGATGTTGACTGGTCGTATACGTATGCGGACGTGTAGGTACGGGTGCCTGAATAGGCGAGGGTACCGATACGAGCGATTCGTATAGCTCATCGCGGGGATCGAGTGAACGGAAGCCCAAACGAACGAGGCCCAACGCCGTTGCGTACGAAAGGTTATTCGTCGTTTCAGGTTTCTGTTTGTTGAAACCCTGATTTGGACGACCTACCTGTACGTGCATGCCCGTTACGGAGCGGAATACCTCCTGAATGCTATCCAGGCGAGCACCACCACCCGTCAACACAATACCCGTTTTGATTTTACGCTCGAAACCGGCGTGGCGTACCACGGCTGCTACAAACGTAGCAATATCCTTCACGCGAGCCTCAATGATGACGGCTACGTTTTTCAGCGAAACATTTTTCGGAGGTAGACTTTCCAGTACGTTCGGAACGGCTACTACCTCATTTAGGCGAACTTCCTTGTGCGTGGCCGTACCAAAGCGGAGTTTTAAATCTTCCGCTACGTTTTCTGATACGTCACAACCAATTTCGATGTCTTTGGTAATGGCTTTTCCACCTACTGGGAATGAAGCAACATAGCGTACTAGTTCACCCTGTACGATTACTACGTCCGTCTTCCCAGCTCCAATATCGACCAGTATAGCTCCGTGTTCTTTTTCTTCATCACTCAGCACAGCCATCGTTGAAGCCAAGGAAGCCAAATACACATGTTTGGGCGGAATGTTGCTCAAACCAGCCCAATCCAAGCTTTTCAATAGCGTACTTAAAGGCTTCAAAGGCATGGTAATTACCTGAAACTTACCTCGTAGGTGAGTTCCGGTAACGCCTACAATATGGTAATGCTCTTCAGAATCTCCGTCGACGCTATACTCTTGTGGTAATACGTGCAAAATGGCAGAACCGTCAATTTTTGTACGGCCTACACTCCCCAGTAAGCGTTGCAAATCATCATGACGTACTTCATCACCCTCAGATACGTAATCCCGTGAGATATCACTAATCTTTGGTATACAGGCAACCTGGTGACTAGCTACACTGATAAAATACTGGTTCGGGGTAACGCCTGCCTGTTCAATGGCTTCTGCCAGTGCTTTTTTAATGAATTTGCTGACAAAGTCAGGGTTGAGAATAGCTCCTTTGGTGACAAGATTCTTAAATTTCTTATCCTTGAATTCAACCCGACTAACGCCACGCACGTCCAGTTTTTCGTCGTGATCTTGTTGACCGATCACGACGCAGACTTTGGTCGTTCCTACATCAATCCCGCAAACAATCTTTTTCTCCATACGGCACAGCTTTAGGGTTGATTGGTGTTATTGCTCATCAATTTAGTCTAGTAATTATGGCGGTTAATTACAGGAATCCTACGGTGGTTTAAAGTAATAAAAAAAATAGGATTTTGACTAGGATATTTTTATGTGTTTTTCACTTAAAATTCTCAGTATGACAGCCTTCCGAATAATTTAAGCACTAGCTCCT
Coding sequences within it:
- the ubiE gene encoding bifunctional demethylmenaquinone methyltransferase/2-methoxy-6-polyprenyl-1,4-benzoquinol methylase UbiE; this translates as MVVPYKEEQNSSKKEQVAKMFDNISHRYDFLNHFLSLGIDILWRKKAIRLLKPEKPQTILDIATGTGDFALEALSLKPKKIVGVDISAGMLAHGREKIKKLGHDDIIELQLGDSEKLPFPDNSFDAVIVSFGVRNFENLGKGLSDMNRVLKPGGTCVVLEFSKPKGFLFKHLYNFYFKYITPTIGEFFSKDRAAYSYLPESVQAFPDGKDFLAIYEQSGFRQTRAISLTFGISSIYLGKK
- a CDS encoding glycoside hydrolase family 3 N-terminal domain-containing protein produces the protein MLDSTRVSAAQLWVDSTLSSMTLDEKIGQFFVIGTYSNRYESYYATIDRLIKAYHVGGVIFFQGDPYSQAELSNRYQRQSRIPLIVSLDAENGLGMRLALGTSFPHQMTLGAIQNNQLIYEMGREIGRQCKRIGVQMNFAPVVDVNSNPLNPIIGYRSFGEDPVNVAEKGKAYARGLQEAGVLACAKHFPGHGDTHTDSHRTLPKITHDLARLNQFELPPFRALIEDSVASILVAHLEVPAYESRPIASTLSAPIVTDLLKNQLKFNGLVVTDAMNMRGVTKGKLAPEANLQALLAGNDLLLQPESVGASVQKIKQAIESGQISEEEINRRVQKILYAKHRVGLVPYQAVPVSKTLVKELKTPQSEALRQQLYENAVTVVKNDQSLIPFVQLDTLKLSAIAIGESDGNVFQNTLRKYANVTCYANGTKTDERFFAEMLAKVDSSQVVIVSLHEMRQKVAQNYGVSWASVEFIKQLVKRGNRVVVCAFGNPYSLKYFPTVPTLVCGYEGDPYAQMAVAEVLFGAIPALGKLPVSVEGLFPVGHGLPTQAIGRLSYGQPETVGMNSGKLQRIDAIMDESIRKGAFPGGQVLVAHKGRVVWQKNYGKLTYNLTPFEPVRDTTLYDLASVTKVAATLQAVMLLNENGLLDLNQQVSYYLPELIGTSKEHLVIRDVLMHQSGLLAYQPFWERTKPQGIFSPDFDVRVDTLNYTLLVARDLWTKPATIDSVWKWVVNSPMTGQRDRRGQYKFIYSDLGLIMLRRLVEQVSNQPLEELVQDAFYEPLGMYNTLFSPLWNGVSDWKIAPTEDDRVFREVLLRGTVHDQNAAIQGGVSGHAGLFSTANDLAILMQMNLQNGYYGGRRYFLPSTVPMFSHNYTLRSHRGLGWDRQPDANGNAYISSFASPRAFGHSGFTGTLVWADPATDLVLIFLSNRVHPNANNNLITSLRIRRRVMDAAYEAIETSIISQK
- the ftsZ gene encoding cell division protein FtsZ: MLLDHNYSFSSVKHFRSYIKVFGVGGGGCNAVRHMFNQTIEDVDFIVCNTDRQSLDESPIDYKIQLGNQSVNQKGIGAGMDAAQGRAAAEESEAEIRKVLEDNTEMLFITAGMGGGTGTGAAPVIARIANDLNILTVAIVTAPFDDEGEDKIAQAREGIRELQKYCDTVVVILNEKLLELYPDMTVDEAYAKADDVLANAARCISEIVTKSGKINSDMNDVKTILKGAGQAVIGLYTAEGDDRAVTCVEEALSSPLLDNRDIKGAKRILITISYSKDCPMRMMEQKAITKFIEDRIGGKARLLKISPIPDDSLGKAMRFTIIAAGFDLPGNSVYQRPMDEPVSQAPKLPSYQNQPVSAPVVTPPVPVVEAAPLPVANYGFNEYRRDTPEASASFTPEASFTPEVSSVMPEAVVETPVMASPFTAPSPTLNEEDKVKHIEQEIWREEDLSSSNARMIQEFVHKLNHPDQGWEADLETPAYIRQNIPLADLMVILNGEKVNHYNLND
- the porT gene encoding type IX secretion/gliding motility protein PorT/SprT, which codes for MAIAFRAIKVQTSADHVSGSSSFQRSTLPGLIFIFMVLGMPAVKAQNTIYQRKHLEFYDDKTVHYGFFFGLPNTRFQVKHSDQYNTQDSVRSMHSPNSMGFRMGFLMNVYLSPRLDFRFSPLTLSIYSRPVDLTYTNGTEQRLTRESTWVEFPFMLKYKSERRGNTRMYAVAGFRAGLEANVRRKQNINRGVGQLATRSADFSVEYGVGLERFFEYFKFTPELHFSHGIANLIQPTNSVANRGISRLTSHTVTIYLMFE
- the mutL gene encoding DNA mismatch repair endonuclease MutL; amino-acid sequence: MQDIIQLLPDSIANQIAAGEVVQRPASVVKELLENSIDAGATQIQLLVKDAGRTLIQVIDNGIGMSETDARMCFERHATSKIRTAEDLFKIRTMGFRGEAMASIAAVSQVELRSRRESDELGTHLKIDASELKTHEPCQTPVGTNICVKNLFFNVPARRNFLKSNPVEMRHVLDEFQRVALSYPEVSFTLHHGETEVYNLPGGKMSRRIVDLFGKNYREQLADTREETPFVKVSGFIGKPEFAKKVRGEQFFFVNQRFIRHPYLHHAVLSGFEGLIPEGNHPFYVLNIEIDPAHIDINVHPTKTEIKFDDERSVYAIVRAAVKRATGVYGLAPAIDFEMDVNLLNPAQSLSFQQKDYASHFDASVRENRKVTDEEQVPSRDSYASQASRPPVPKRNVSSWEKLFEGLEGPIKEERHSIFAIPPDIIPSVKPFTPPAPEAAPEEEAISVGSSITFQSKANRLPMEESPAEPLEETPQESAHEQTFSSKATPRPAAKAPLLDYERMLFQVHNRYVLSQVKSGLMVIDQKAAYERILYDKYRGSLEKRNAASQQLLFPKTVTLNPIDFQLVLEIQQEIRALGFDFAEIGKDAFILYGIPAEVMDENEEDLFEGLLAQFRQHYAELKLDRPEALARSFAKRSAARYLTRLSAEEMSALVDQLFASSNPSYTPGGDPTFTILGLEKLAGLLR
- the ftsA gene encoding cell division protein FtsA, with translation MEKKIVCGIDVGTTKVCVVIGQQDHDEKLDVRGVSRVEFKDKKFKNLVTKGAILNPDFVSKFIKKALAEAIEQAGVTPNQYFISVASHQVACIPKISDISRDYVSEGDEVRHDDLQRLLGSVGRTKIDGSAILHVLPQEYSVDGDSEEHYHIVGVTGTHLRGKFQVITMPLKPLSTLLKSLDWAGLSNIPPKHVYLASLASTMAVLSDEEKEHGAILVDIGAGKTDVVIVQGELVRYVASFPVGGKAITKDIEIGCDVSENVAEDLKLRFGTATHKEVRLNEVVAVPNVLESLPPKNVSLKNVAVIIEARVKDIATFVAAVVRHAGFERKIKTGIVLTGGGARLDSIQEVFRSVTGMHVQVGRPNQGFNKQKPETTNNLSYATALGLVRLGFRSLDPRDELYESLVSVPSPIQAPVPTRPHTYTTSQHHSPVPSNGSNGSNGSYTNGNNGHTPRPPEPPRNPETKEPTKEPEPQTEPEQEWKWWRLRMDLNSWYKAIFRDEFESRNGQRPDGWEPKTV